The following proteins are co-located in the Podarcis raffonei isolate rPodRaf1 chromosome 5, rPodRaf1.pri, whole genome shotgun sequence genome:
- the LOC128413442 gene encoding G-protein coupled receptor 35-like has translation MANCSGRIEQGIVTFEIILYSLLTFFGVIFNTVALWVFCFKLGKWTETRVYMINLALADYTLVLILPFIMYFHYKNWPVDDFCCVIFGISSMNMPMSIGIIMLIAVDRYLAIKHPLKAKVIRSPRKAALFCLLVWLCCLLYTIPFSLSLKGEFCFHKLSKENTALTLVRLIVFFFIPLVILLFCSIQVIRCLRKKHNAGPHEEKLTQKAIWVVSINLATFIICFLPFHLSLLFSYLAKAFEVADCEVWQAIANTIHATALMTKLNCCLDAVCYYMVAKEFQEAAALLPPFNAMQSRSNLTQDSQLQSKTPENSQLQSLNS, from the coding sequence ATGGCGAACTGCAGTGGCAGGATTGAGCAGGGCATAGTTACTTTTGAAATTATTCTTTACAGCCTACTCACCTTTTTCGGAGTCATATTTAATACAGTTGCCTTGTGGGTTTTCTGCTTCAAACTGGGCAAATGGACAGAGACCAGAGTTTACATGATCAATTTAGCCCTGGCAGACTACACGCTGGTCCTTATCCTACCATTCATCATGTACTTTCACTATAAGAACTGGCCTGTGGATGACTTTTGCTGTGTCATATTCGGAATCAGTAGCATGAACATGCCAATGAGCATCGGCATTATCATGCTAATAGCGGTTGATCGGTACCTTGCAATCAAACATCCCCTGAAAGCCAAAGTAATCAGGTCTCCGCGGAAGGCAGCTCTTTTCTGCTTATTGGTTTGGCTCTGTTGCTTGCTTTATACAATCCCATTCAGTCTCTCGTTGAAAGGAGAGTTTTGTTTTCATAAACTTTCTAAGGAGAACACAGCTCTTACCCTGGTCAGATTAATCGTTTTCTTTTTCATACCACTGGTTATATTGTTGTTTTGTTCCATACAAGTCATCCGATGCCTCAGGAAGAAACATAATGCTGGTCCtcatgaagaaaagttaacccaGAAAGCCATCTGGGTGGTCTCAATCAACCTGGCCACCTTCATTATATGCTTCCTGCCTTTCCACTTGAGTTTACTCTTTAGCTACTTAGCAAAAGCATTTGAAGTTGCTGACTGCGAGGTGTGGCAAGCCATCGCCAATACCATACACGCAACTGCGTTAATGACCAAGCTAAATTGCTGCCTGGATGCCGTGTGCTATTACATGGTTGCTAAGGAATTCCAGGAAGCTGCAGCACTCTTGCCTCCCTTCAACGCAATGCAGTCCAGGTCCAACTTAACTCAAGAttcacagctgcaaagcaaaACACCCGAAAATTCACAACTGCAAAGTTTAAACAGCTGA
- the LOC128414540 gene encoding 28S ribosomal protein S25, mitochondrial-like, giving the protein MPMESRFPICRTLQYLSQGDIIFKDAMKVMTVNYNTRGPLSKGARKFVFFNIPQIQYKNPWLQIVMFKNMKPPPCLKFYLDTGEQVLFDVEEKTNKEIAEHVKKVLGKSEETLQGEAQEKMKLRHPTTFGPKKYHLRQCTC; this is encoded by the coding sequence ATGCCGATGGAGAGCCGGTTCCCCATCTGCAGGACGCTGCAGTACCTGAGCCAGGGCGACATCATCTTCAAGGACGCCATGAAGGTGATGACGGTGAACTACAACACGAGGGGGCCTCTCAGCAAAGGAGCCAGAAAATTTGTATTTTTCAACATACCTCAGATTCAGTACAAAAACCCTTGGCTTCAGATTGTGATGTTTAAGAACATGAAACCACCGCCATGCTTAAAATTCTATTTAGATACTGGAGAGCAAGTCCTGTTTGATGTGGAAGAGAAGACCAACAAAGAGATCGCAGAACATGTTAAGAAAGTTCTTGGTAAAAGCGAGGAGACACTGCAGGGAGAAGCACAAGAGAAAATGAAGCTACGGCATCCCACAACATTTGGCCCCAAAAAGTACCACTTGCGGCAATGTACGTGTTAA
- the LOC128414541 gene encoding tubulin alpha-3 chain, with the protein MRECISIHVGQAGVQIGNACWELYCLEHGIQPDGQMPSDKTIGGGDDSFNTFFSETGAGKHVPRAVFVDLEPTVVDEVRTGTYRQLFHPEQLITGKEDAANNYARGHYTIGKEIVDLVLDRIRKLADLCTGLQGFLIFHSFGGGTGSGFASLLMERLSVDYGKKSKLEFAIYPAPQVSTAVVEPYNSILTTHTTLEHSDCAFMVDNEAIYDICRRNLDIERPTYTNLNRLIGQIVSSITASLRFDGALNVDLTEFQTNLVPYPRIHFPLATYAPVISAEKAYHEQLSVAEITNACFEPANQMVKCDPRHGKYMACCMLYRGDVVPKDVNAAIATIKTKRTIQFVDWCPTGFKVGINYQPPTVVPGGDLAKVQRAVCMLSNTTAIAEAWARLDHKFDLMYAKRAFVHWYVGEGMEEGEFSEAREDLAALEKDYEEVGVDSVEAEAEEGEEY; encoded by the exons ATG cgTGAGTGTATATCTATCCATGTTGGACAGGCTGGTGTTCAGATTGGTAATGCTTGCTGGGAGCTGTATTGTCTGGAACATGGAATCCAACCTGATGGTCAGATGCCAAGTGACAAGACCATAGGAGGTGGTGATGATTCTTTCAACACTTTTTTTAGCGAAACTGGAGCTGGCAAGCATGTGCCTAGAGCTGTCTTTGTGGACCTTGAGCCAACTGTGGTTG ATGAAGTGCGTACAGGCACTTATAGGCAGTTATTTCATCCTGAGCAACTTATTACTGGAAAAGAAGATGCTGCCAACAATTATGCCCGAGGCCACTATACCATAGGAAAAGAGATTGTTGATTTAGTGCTGGATCGCATTCGCAAACTG GCTGATTTGTGCACAGGTCTTCAGGGTTTCCTTATTTTTCATAGTTTCGGAGGAGGCACTGGCTCTGGATTTGCATCTTTACTCATGGAAAGACTGTCAGTTGATTATGGCAAAAAGTCCAAATTGGAGTTTGCTATTTACCCAGCTCCACAGGTATCTACTGCTGTAGTAGAGCCTTATAATTCTATCCTTACTACACACACAACATTGGAGCATTCTGACTGTGCCTTCATGGTAGATAATGAAGCTATTTATGATATATGTCGACGCAATCTTGACATTGAGCGTCCCACTTACACCAACCTAAATCGTCTCATTGGCCAAATTGTTTCATCTATCACGGCTTCACTCCGTTTTGATGGTGCTCTGAATGTAGATCTGACAGAATTTCAGACAAATCTTGTCCCATACCCACGAATCCATTTTCCTTTGGCAACATACGCACCTGTCATCTCAGCTGAAAAGGCATACCATGAGCAGTTGTCTGTCGCTGAAATTACTAATGCATGTTTTGAGCCAGCCAACCAGATGGTAAAGTGTGACCCTCGCCATGGCAAATATATGGCCTGCTGCATGTTATACAGAGGTGATGTTGTCCCAAAAGATGTCAATGCAGCTATTGCAACTATCAAGACAAAGCGTACCATTCAGTTTGTGGATTGGTGTCCAACTGGATTCAag GTGGGCATTAACTACCAGCCTCCTACTGTTGTGCCAGGAGGGGATCTGGCCAAGGTGCAACGTGCTGTGTGTATGTTAAGTAATACAACTGCCATTGCAGAAGCTTGGGCTCGTCTTGACCATAAATTTGACCTGATGTATGCTAAGCGAGCCTTTGTGCATTGGTATGTTGGAGAAGGTATGGAGGAAGGAGAATTTTCTGAAGCTCGTGAAGATCTAGCTGCTCTTGAGAAAGATTATGAAGAAGTGGGTGTTGATTCTGTGGAAGCTGAGGCTGAAGAAGGGGAAGAGTATTAG